GTCCACCACCAGCCTTTGCATGTCCATTTTCTAAAAGATGTGTTAGTTGCCCTTTAGTATTGTGGACGATAACAGCATTACCTTCTTTTTTCTTGCGCCACCCTTTACGATAAGCACCTGTTTTTTTAGGCCCACTTTCTCTTAATTTACCAACAGCAACATCAGCAACCTCTTCTTGTACTGTCAGTAATTTTTCTTCCACAACATTTGCATATCTTTGTAATTCTCTAGCAAGTTCGCTCGCAAAATCGTTCATATTAAACATGCTCCTTTGCGATAATAGTCAATGTTTGATACATTTCATCATCATTCATTGGCGGTTCGATAATATCAAAAGTGCGACCTTTCATATTAATTCGCATTAATTCTGTAATACCTGTTGTATAAGGAATTACAAATCGATAAATTCGTGTAGACTGTGAAGCCGAAGCTTCAATGTACTCCGAACCTTTTACCGTTTTTATCATCGCCCATGCTTTTTTAACTTCTTGCCAATTACCTGTTTCAGTTTCTTGATTCAGTTCATCTTTTATTACTTCAGGTTGTTCAATGATAATTCGATTCCTACAATCACCTGTATTCAGTGGTTTCTTGTATTGAAAAGGACGCATGTTACTCACCGTCCAACTTAATTTCTTCTAATGCTTTTGCAATCCCAAAACTATTAATTTCGGTTAAAAAATTCTTAGTAAAATACTCAAGCGCATCATTATAAACGTAACGAGAACGTTCAAAAACTAATTCTTTGAACGTCTCATCTTCGTTTATGTCATATGCTCCACAATCTTTTATTAAAGCTTTTGTGGATGCAAAAAGGATGCGTCTTAGGTTATCATCTTCATCATCACCTAAGTGCATCCTATCTTTAAATTGCTGTAATATTTCATTTGAAATTACTTTATCCATTTACATCATCCTTGTGTTGGTGGCGTTACTTCTTCAAGTTTTAATGTGTAAACTTGAGATGTATATTTATCCTTCGGTTTACCTGTAGCGTATTGTTTAGCGATATAAAGCGTTGCATCTTCTAAAGCGAGTGTTTCATTATACTTTTGGATTGGCTCCGTTCCGCCCATCGCTGCAATATACTCTCCTTTAACAAAGAATAATACTTTCCCTTGAGGTACAAATACTGATTCTGAAGGGATTGGATTAAAAGGTAAGCTGGTTACATAAACTCCAGCTGCGTTTTGAATTGTCGCATTCGCTTGAATATCAAAAGTGTCAAATGGATTTGTTACCATAACTACTTTACCAGCAATATTTTTAGGTCTGTCTGCATCTGTACCATCTGCATTTAGCTTCTTAGCTAAGAGTTTAACAACGCCTTTCAGTTCATTGATTGTTTTACGACCAGGTTCAAAAGTTAAAGTTCCTGCTGGCTTCTTATCTGGATACACTCCACCAACAACACTTCCACTTGGATCTTTTAACAATCCAATAGGTTCTTCTTTACCTGTACCAGTTACAAATCC
This Bacillus paramycoides DNA region includes the following protein-coding sequences:
- a CDS encoding HK97 gp10 family phage protein produces the protein MNDFASELARELQRYANVVEEKLLTVQEEVADVAVGKLRESGPKKTGAYRKGWRKKKEGNAVIVHNTKGQLTHLLENGHAKAGGGRVPAQVHIRPVEEYVINELPRRIERALE
- a CDS encoding phage head closure protein; translated protein: MRPFQYKKPLNTGDCRNRIIIEQPEVIKDELNQETETGNWQEVKKAWAMIKTVKGSEYIEASASQSTRIYRFVIPYTTGITELMRINMKGRTFDIIEPPMNDDEMYQTLTIIAKEHV